A single region of the Paramicrobacterium fandaimingii genome encodes:
- a CDS encoding VOC family protein: MVQMRLELIPIPVSDIDTAKDFYVRAGFNADHDIPVSDDLRFVQLTPPGSACSIVLDVNMTEMNAGSRRETQCVIDNAEAARDDLRERGIDVSDVDEQPWGRFVHFSDPDGNTWALQQAPEQTGQSA; encoded by the coding sequence ATGGTGCAGATGAGACTCGAATTGATTCCGATTCCCGTGAGCGATATCGACACGGCGAAAGACTTCTACGTCAGGGCGGGCTTCAACGCCGACCATGACATCCCCGTCAGCGACGATCTCCGGTTCGTGCAGCTGACGCCTCCCGGCTCGGCGTGCTCAATCGTTCTCGACGTGAACATGACAGAGATGAACGCGGGATCGAGGCGTGAAACGCAGTGCGTCATCGACAACGCTGAGGCGGCACGAGATGATCTTCGCGAGCGCGGAATCGATGTGAGCGACGTCGACGAGCAGCCTTGGGGCCGATTCGTGCATTTTTCCGACCCCGACGGCAACACATGGGCGCTGCAGCAGGCACCCGAGCAGACGGGACAGTCTGCCTGA
- a CDS encoding M18 family aminopeptidase, with translation MDAVNDYIADFARFIAASPSSYHAAAEVARQLDDAGFTRLDEEEAWSGEAGGRYIVRDGAVIAWLQPAASSPTAPFRVLGAHTDSPGFKLKPSPTTGSHGWLQAGVEVYGGPLLNSWLDRELELAGRLALRDGAEKLVRTGPFLRIPQLAIHLERGANDGLTLDRQRHVQPVWGVGSASEADLLAHIAAFAGVDRDDIAGYDLLTADTHAPERFGLDGAFFAAGRMDNLSSVYAGLVALLDAQRSGADSDHISVLAAFDHEELGSQSRSGASGPILDDVLTRVAEGLGATRSEQKQAYAASWCLSADAGHAVHPNYSEKHDAANQPHAGEGVLLKINANQRYATDAAGAALVSRLSAAAGAGYQEFVSNNTVPCGSTIGPLTATRLGIRTVDIGVPLLSMHSAREMVHVDDAAALADLATAFFAGE, from the coding sequence ATGGATGCTGTGAACGACTACATTGCCGATTTCGCCCGATTCATCGCCGCATCGCCGTCGTCGTACCACGCCGCGGCCGAGGTGGCGCGGCAGCTCGATGACGCCGGGTTCACGCGCCTCGACGAGGAAGAGGCCTGGAGCGGCGAGGCGGGCGGACGCTACATTGTGCGAGACGGCGCCGTGATCGCATGGCTGCAGCCAGCGGCATCCTCACCAACGGCACCGTTTCGGGTGCTCGGCGCCCACACCGATTCGCCCGGCTTCAAGCTCAAGCCGTCGCCGACGACCGGTAGTCACGGTTGGCTGCAGGCCGGCGTTGAGGTGTACGGAGGCCCGCTGCTCAACTCATGGCTCGATCGCGAGCTCGAGCTGGCCGGTCGACTCGCGCTTCGCGATGGCGCAGAGAAGCTTGTGCGAACGGGTCCGTTTCTGCGCATTCCGCAGCTCGCCATTCACCTGGAGCGCGGCGCGAACGACGGCCTGACGCTCGACAGGCAGCGCCACGTTCAGCCTGTCTGGGGTGTTGGGAGCGCGAGCGAGGCAGACCTGCTCGCGCACATTGCCGCGTTTGCCGGCGTCGATCGCGATGACATTGCCGGCTACGACCTGCTGACCGCCGACACTCACGCGCCGGAGCGCTTCGGGCTCGACGGTGCATTCTTCGCTGCCGGCCGCATGGACAATCTCTCGTCTGTGTATGCCGGTCTCGTTGCGCTGCTCGACGCGCAGCGCTCGGGGGCCGACTCCGACCACATCTCGGTTCTCGCGGCATTCGACCACGAAGAGCTCGGGTCGCAGTCACGTTCGGGCGCGAGCGGACCCATTCTCGACGACGTGCTCACGCGCGTTGCGGAGGGCCTCGGGGCGACGCGGTCCGAGCAGAAGCAGGCCTATGCGGCATCCTGGTGCCTCTCGGCAGATGCCGGGCACGCCGTGCACCCGAACTATTCAGAGAAGCACGACGCGGCAAACCAGCCGCACGCCGGCGAGGGAGTTCTGCTGAAGATCAACGCCAACCAGAGGTACGCGACGGATGCAGCCGGGGCGGCGCTCGTCTCCCGGCTCTCGGCAGCGGCGGGCGCTGGCTATCAGGAGTTCGTGTCGAACAACACGGTGCCCTGCGGGTCGACGATCGGGCCGCTGACGGCGACGCGCCTCGGCATCCGCACCGTCGATATCGGCGTTCCGCTGCTCTCGATGCACTCCGCACGCGAAATGGTGCACGTCGACGATGCCGCGGCGCTCGCGGACCTTGCAACAGCGTTCTTCGCCGGGGAGTAG
- a CDS encoding NADP-dependent oxidoreductase, producing the protein MARRVQITDFGGPENFEVVDQQIPDAGLREFRVRVLAAGLNPVDAKIAADPANAERYGVTLPAGSGNDFAGRIDQVGARAIGFDVGQMVFGGARMLAQADYVVVGPDALTLIPDGLSVPKAASLDIAGRTAMAMVREMEISPADTVLVSAAAGGVGALTAQLCRLRGATVIGTASERNHELLRSRGILPVTYGDGLADRVREAAPQGIDIVLDHSGRETLETAIALGVPANRVNTIADRPFAAEHGFSDYARAESTHDELRALAELVAEGTIDLPIEATYPLDHVREAYEHLLTGHVRGKIVLTLED; encoded by the coding sequence ATGGCACGGCGTGTTCAGATCACAGACTTCGGTGGGCCCGAGAACTTCGAGGTCGTCGACCAGCAGATTCCGGATGCGGGATTGCGCGAGTTTCGTGTGCGGGTGCTCGCGGCGGGACTCAACCCCGTTGACGCGAAGATTGCCGCGGACCCCGCGAACGCCGAGCGCTACGGAGTCACCCTTCCCGCGGGGAGCGGAAACGATTTCGCCGGACGCATCGACCAGGTCGGCGCTCGCGCAATCGGCTTCGACGTCGGCCAGATGGTCTTCGGGGGCGCGCGCATGCTCGCGCAGGCCGACTACGTCGTGGTCGGCCCCGACGCGCTCACGCTGATTCCCGACGGTCTCAGCGTCCCCAAGGCAGCGAGCCTCGACATCGCCGGGCGCACGGCAATGGCGATGGTGCGCGAGATGGAGATCTCGCCCGCCGACACGGTGCTCGTGAGTGCGGCGGCCGGCGGCGTCGGAGCGCTCACGGCCCAGCTATGCCGACTTCGCGGTGCCACGGTCATCGGAACAGCGAGTGAGCGAAACCACGAGCTGCTGCGCTCCCGCGGCATCCTTCCCGTGACCTACGGCGACGGCCTCGCCGACCGTGTGCGCGAGGCAGCGCCGCAGGGAATCGACATCGTTCTCGACCACTCCGGCCGCGAGACCCTCGAAACGGCCATTGCTCTTGGTGTTCCCGCAAATCGTGTAAACACGATCGCCGACCGGCCCTTCGCTGCCGAGCACGGATTCAGTGACTACGCCCGCGCTGAAAGCACGCATGACGAGCTGCGTGCACTTGCCGAGCTCGTCGCCGAAGGCACGATCGACCTGCCGATCGAGGCTACGTACCCGCTCGATCACGTGCGCGAGGCGTACGAGCACCTGCTCACCGGCCACGTGCGGGGCAAGATCGTACTCACGCTCGAGGACTGA
- a CDS encoding heavy metal translocating P-type ATPase yields the protein MSHEHASNAPAHDLDVDGEYHEMTDGGHDHSGHEGHDHSSHVAQFRRLFWAMLVLSLPTAFFSAMFASILGYSRPEFPGVDWISPVLGTIIFVWGGKPFLTGAVSELRSRQPGMMLLIGMAIVVGFIASLGSSLEIFDHQLDFWWELALLIVVMLLGHWIEMRSLSQTSSALDSLAALLPDEAERVVRDGVETVSPDELAVDDLVIVRPGGRVPADGTVEEGTADVDESMVTGESVPVGRGPGDRVVAGTIATDTALRVRVTAIGDDTALAGIRKLVSDAQNSSSRAQRLADKAAALLFWFALSAAVITALVWVLIGQPDAAVIRTVTVLVIACPHALGLAIPLVVSIATERAARGGVLVRDRLALESMRSVDTVVFDKTGTLTRGEPALIEIAPVGEVADDTVLALAAAAEADSEHPLARAIVGEAERRELRLSAPAHFHSEPALGVTATVDESEIRVGGPAMLRDAGVGAHGTTEAWSRDGVIVLHVLRDGAVIGALKLADEVRSESAIAVEQLHRRGIRVVMMTGDAEPVAHAVARELDIDEVHAGVRPESKASAIAQLQKNGRRVAMVGDGVNDAPALAQADVGLAIGAGTDVAIGSAGVILAGDDPRSVLSVIDLSRATYRKMTQNLWWAAGYNLISVPLAAGVLAPIGFVLPVAVGALLMSASTVVVALNAQLLRRLDLSPASVSPRA from the coding sequence ATGTCGCACGAACACGCCAGCAACGCCCCAGCACACGACCTTGACGTCGATGGTGAATACCACGAAATGACTGATGGCGGTCACGATCACTCCGGTCACGAGGGCCACGACCACTCATCGCATGTCGCACAGTTTCGACGACTGTTTTGGGCGATGCTTGTTCTCTCGCTGCCGACAGCCTTCTTCAGCGCGATGTTCGCCAGCATCCTCGGGTACTCTCGCCCCGAGTTCCCCGGTGTCGACTGGATCTCTCCCGTGCTGGGAACGATCATCTTCGTCTGGGGAGGCAAACCGTTTCTGACCGGTGCCGTCTCAGAACTGCGGTCGCGGCAGCCGGGCATGATGCTGCTCATCGGCATGGCAATCGTTGTGGGGTTCATTGCCTCGCTCGGGTCGAGCCTCGAAATCTTTGACCACCAGCTCGACTTCTGGTGGGAGTTGGCGCTGCTCATCGTTGTGATGCTGCTCGGGCACTGGATCGAGATGCGCTCACTCTCGCAGACGTCGTCTGCCCTCGACTCGCTCGCCGCGCTGCTGCCAGACGAAGCCGAGCGCGTTGTGCGCGACGGGGTCGAGACGGTGTCGCCAGACGAGCTCGCCGTCGACGACCTCGTGATCGTGCGCCCAGGCGGGCGCGTTCCCGCAGACGGCACGGTGGAAGAAGGCACTGCCGACGTCGACGAGTCGATGGTGACGGGGGAGTCCGTTCCCGTCGGTCGCGGCCCCGGAGACCGTGTTGTTGCGGGAACAATTGCGACGGACACGGCGCTGCGTGTTCGCGTCACGGCGATCGGAGACGACACGGCGCTCGCCGGCATCCGCAAACTCGTCAGTGATGCGCAGAACTCGTCATCACGCGCTCAGCGTCTCGCCGACAAGGCGGCGGCTCTGCTGTTCTGGTTCGCGCTCTCGGCCGCAGTGATCACCGCGCTCGTGTGGGTGCTGATCGGGCAGCCGGACGCCGCCGTCATTCGCACCGTCACCGTGCTCGTCATCGCGTGTCCGCACGCACTCGGGCTGGCGATTCCGCTCGTCGTCTCGATTGCGACGGAGCGCGCTGCCCGAGGCGGCGTTCTGGTGCGAGACAGGCTCGCCCTCGAGTCGATGCGCTCGGTCGACACCGTCGTCTTCGACAAGACGGGAACGCTCACGCGTGGCGAGCCCGCGCTTATCGAGATAGCGCCGGTCGGGGAGGTCGCCGACGACACGGTGCTCGCCCTCGCGGCGGCCGCGGAGGCAGACAGCGAGCACCCGCTTGCTCGAGCAATCGTCGGTGAGGCTGAGCGTCGTGAGCTCCGCCTCTCCGCGCCTGCGCACTTCCATTCCGAACCGGCGCTCGGCGTGACGGCCACCGTCGACGAGAGCGAGATTCGGGTCGGCGGGCCCGCGATGCTTCGCGATGCCGGAGTGGGCGCCCATGGCACGACGGAGGCGTGGTCTCGCGACGGCGTGATCGTGCTTCACGTTCTGCGTGATGGCGCGGTGATCGGCGCGCTCAAGCTCGCAGACGAGGTGCGATCAGAGTCGGCGATCGCCGTCGAACAGCTGCACCGTCGCGGCATCCGTGTTGTGATGATGACGGGTGACGCCGAGCCGGTGGCGCATGCTGTGGCGAGAGAGCTCGACATTGACGAGGTTCACGCTGGCGTGCGTCCCGAAAGCAAGGCCTCTGCCATTGCGCAGCTGCAAAAAAATGGTCGACGCGTCGCGATGGTTGGCGATGGCGTCAACGACGCACCGGCGCTGGCGCAGGCAGATGTCGGTCTCGCCATCGGGGCGGGAACCGACGTGGCAATTGGATCGGCCGGGGTCATTCTCGCCGGCGACGACCCGCGGTCGGTCTTGTCTGTCATCGATCTGTCGCGTGCGACCTACCGCAAGATGACGCAGAATCTTTGGTGGGCGGCCGGGTACAACCTGATCTCGGTGCCCCTCGCAGCTGGCGTGCTCGCACCGATCGGATTCGTGCTGCCCGTCGCGGTTGGGGCGCTGCTGATGTCGGCGTCGACCGTGGTCGTGGCTCTCAACGCGCAGCTGCTGCGTCGACTCGACCTCTCGCCTGCCAGCGTCAGTCCTCGAGCGTGA
- a CDS encoding metal-sensitive transcriptional regulator, producing MQHGYVDDKDALLKRLKRAEGQVRGIHKMVENDTYCIDILTQVSAATKALETVALQLLDDHLNHCVAQATREGGPVADEKLKEASAAIARLVR from the coding sequence ATGCAACACGGATACGTCGACGACAAAGACGCCCTGCTCAAGCGCTTGAAGCGCGCAGAAGGACAGGTGCGCGGCATTCACAAGATGGTCGAGAATGACACGTACTGCATTGACATTCTGACGCAGGTCTCTGCCGCGACGAAGGCGCTCGAGACCGTCGCGCTGCAATTGCTCGATGACCATCTCAACCACTGCGTTGCGCAAGCGACGCGAGAAGGCGGACCGGTCGCAGACGAGAAGCTCAAAGAAGCATCCGCTGCGATCGCCCGCCTCGTCCGCTAA
- a CDS encoding heavy-metal-associated domain-containing protein, with amino-acid sequence MSFTDLGLTDKNTSGGGCCGGGECMCGHGNAESSAAVATVVNGALATTFGVTGMTCGHCVSAVTDELSALGTVTNVSVDLKPNEESIVTVTSDEPLETASVRAAIEDAGYSLV; translated from the coding sequence ATGTCATTCACTGATCTCGGACTCACCGACAAGAACACCTCAGGCGGCGGATGCTGCGGAGGCGGCGAGTGCATGTGCGGACACGGCAACGCGGAGTCATCTGCCGCTGTCGCGACGGTTGTCAACGGCGCACTCGCGACAACGTTCGGCGTCACGGGAATGACCTGCGGGCACTGCGTCTCCGCGGTAACCGACGAGCTCTCGGCTCTCGGAACCGTCACGAACGTCTCTGTCGACCTCAAGCCGAATGAAGAGTCCATCGTCACCGTGACGAGCGACGAGCCTCTTGAGACAGCGTCGGTGCGCGCGGCTATCGAAGACGCCGGCTACTCGCTCGTGTAG
- a CDS encoding ArsR/SmtB family transcription factor, protein MADIYKALADETRRVLLDELLDRDDQTLFEICGRLAMNYDMSMSRQAVSQHLDVLERAGLVHTERNGRYKLHSIDTAPLAQIAARWPTRRAQQ, encoded by the coding sequence ATGGCCGACATCTACAAGGCGCTCGCTGACGAAACCCGCCGCGTGCTGCTCGACGAGCTTCTCGATCGCGATGATCAGACGCTTTTCGAGATCTGTGGTCGCTTGGCGATGAACTACGACATGAGCATGTCTCGGCAGGCGGTCTCTCAGCACCTCGATGTGCTTGAGCGCGCCGGGCTCGTGCACACAGAGCGCAACGGCCGATACAAGCTCCACTCGATTGACACAGCGCCCTTGGCGCAGATTGCGGCACGCTGGCCGACCAGAAGGGCACAACAATGA
- a CDS encoding VOC family protein, which translates to MKLQATSIFVDDQQRALDFYTTALGFIVADDVPLGDARWLTVVDPERPDGTQISLEPKGHPAVAPFTEALVADGIPFCMLAVDDIRAEHKRLTELGVTFTQPPTPMGPVITAMLDDTCGNLLQLAQFIA; encoded by the coding sequence ATGAAACTCCAGGCAACAAGCATCTTCGTCGACGACCAGCAGCGGGCTCTCGATTTCTACACAACCGCACTCGGCTTCATTGTCGCCGACGACGTTCCGCTCGGCGATGCCCGCTGGCTGACGGTGGTCGATCCCGAGAGACCAGACGGCACCCAGATCTCACTCGAGCCGAAGGGACACCCTGCCGTCGCCCCGTTCACCGAGGCCCTCGTCGCCGACGGCATCCCTTTCTGCATGCTTGCCGTCGACGACATTCGCGCGGAGCACAAGCGACTCACCGAGCTGGGGGTCACGTTCACCCAGCCGCCAACACCCATGGGCCCCGTGATCACCGCGATGCTAGACGATACGTGCGGAAATCTGCTGCAGCTCGCTCAATTCATCGCGTAG
- a CDS encoding VanZ family protein has translation MSSAFTPALIAVIGGCVIAVVAFVPFVAMSYRRRGEMTFWRSILWFVAVIYVMALWTYTLLPFPETRDVTCVPLQTAPFAFVGDIAHYGVGSVGALMQNPAVVQVALNVVLFMPLGWFIRHLAGRGVVVATLIGFVVSMLIEVTQVTGIWGLYSCAYRVFDVDDLIANTAGALLGSIVGMLLWRRSERRLDAGAPRPITAPRRFVGILSDVAVLWITGWVVIAVRLGIALLDGRPELAIPEEVFGVAAYALPIIVQLLSVLIGGVTIGERIVLIRAVHGSMPAMIARPVRFLLGIGGYMMLLASESFVSSMLLPVLVLVSFIMVFTTRNHRGLASVAARMDVEDVRVRGNDRAAS, from the coding sequence GTGAGTTCCGCGTTCACCCCAGCACTGATCGCCGTTATCGGCGGCTGCGTTATCGCCGTCGTGGCGTTCGTGCCTTTCGTTGCGATGAGCTACCGTCGGCGCGGCGAGATGACGTTCTGGCGCAGCATCCTGTGGTTCGTCGCCGTCATCTACGTGATGGCGCTGTGGACCTACACACTGCTCCCCTTCCCCGAGACTCGCGACGTCACCTGTGTTCCTCTGCAGACTGCGCCGTTCGCGTTCGTCGGCGACATTGCGCACTACGGCGTCGGCAGCGTCGGCGCGCTCATGCAGAACCCCGCGGTCGTACAGGTGGCCCTGAACGTCGTGCTTTTCATGCCGCTTGGCTGGTTCATTCGGCATCTTGCCGGTCGAGGCGTCGTCGTGGCGACACTCATCGGTTTTGTCGTGTCGATGCTCATCGAGGTGACCCAGGTGACGGGCATCTGGGGGCTCTACTCGTGTGCGTACCGTGTGTTCGATGTCGACGACCTGATTGCCAACACGGCGGGTGCGCTGCTCGGATCGATTGTCGGGATGCTGCTGTGGAGGCGCTCGGAACGGCGCCTGGATGCTGGTGCACCGCGCCCGATCACCGCACCGCGTCGTTTCGTCGGCATTCTCAGCGATGTCGCTGTTCTCTGGATCACCGGCTGGGTCGTCATTGCTGTCAGGCTTGGCATCGCGCTGCTCGACGGGCGGCCGGAGCTCGCCATTCCCGAAGAGGTATTTGGCGTCGCCGCCTATGCGCTGCCGATCATCGTGCAGCTGCTCTCGGTGCTGATTGGCGGTGTGACGATTGGCGAACGCATCGTTCTCATTCGTGCTGTGCACGGATCGATGCCAGCTATGATCGCCCGTCCCGTGAGATTTCTGCTGGGCATCGGCGGGTACATGATGCTTCTCGCGTCGGAAAGCTTCGTGAGCAGCATGCTTCTGCCGGTTCTTGTGCTCGTGTCGTTCATCATGGTGTTCACGACCCGCAATCACCGTGGGCTTGCGTCAGTGGCCGCACGGATGGATGTCGAAGACGTGCGCGTGCGCGGTAACGATCGTGCGGCGAGTTGA
- a CDS encoding nucleoside/nucleotide kinase family protein, producing MTTALSDLATAVRGIRSLRNRTMLGIVGTPGAGKTTFAQVLVAALGDTAVNVPMDGFHLADVTLDALGLRARKGAPETFDSHGYARLLTLLAERPDHSVYAPGFERDIEQPIAAALTIEPHSDIVVTEGNYLLLDGWEDVRESLDEIWVVHEDDALRRERLIARHVRFGKTPDAAREWVANVDDLNARLIEETAHRADRVIDLAELS from the coding sequence GTGACAACAGCGCTCTCTGATCTCGCGACGGCAGTTCGCGGCATCCGTTCCCTGAGAAATCGCACGATGCTCGGCATCGTCGGCACACCTGGCGCGGGCAAGACGACATTCGCGCAGGTACTCGTTGCCGCGCTTGGCGACACGGCCGTCAACGTGCCAATGGATGGGTTTCACCTCGCCGACGTGACGCTTGATGCTCTCGGACTCCGTGCCCGCAAGGGTGCTCCCGAAACCTTCGACAGCCACGGCTATGCGAGGCTGCTCACGCTTCTCGCCGAGCGTCCGGATCACAGCGTGTACGCCCCGGGCTTCGAGCGCGACATTGAGCAGCCCATCGCCGCTGCCCTCACCATTGAACCTCACTCCGACATCGTCGTGACCGAGGGCAATTACCTGCTGCTCGACGGGTGGGAAGACGTGCGGGAGTCCCTCGACGAGATATGGGTCGTTCATGAAGACGATGCGCTGCGACGTGAGCGACTCATCGCCAGGCATGTGAGATTCGGAAAGACTCCGGATGCTGCCCGCGAATGGGTTGCGAACGTCGACGATCTCAATGCGCGCCTGATCGAAGAGACGGCTCACCGTGCCGACCGAGTGATCGATCTGGCCGAGCTGAGCTGA
- a CDS encoding SDR family NAD(P)-dependent oxidoreductase has protein sequence MRSILVTGASGGIGAAVARRFAEAGDRVAVHFSRNRDGAEVTLRNLPGSGHALVAGDIATPEAVTQIVDSATDQLGSIDVLVCNAGVAPTAANRHVIGEVSYADWTSAFRDMLDVNLFGAANLAWAVASQLIERAAPGAIVNIGSRGAFRGEPEHPAYAASKAGLHALGQSLAVALAPHNISVTSVAPGFVATPRQLPKLEGPAGEALRAQSPFGRVGTADEIAEAVFWLASPEAAWCSGTILDANGASHLRN, from the coding sequence GTGAGATCGATCCTCGTCACCGGTGCCTCCGGAGGAATCGGCGCTGCCGTTGCCCGCCGCTTTGCCGAGGCAGGCGATCGCGTCGCCGTACACTTCTCCCGCAATCGCGACGGTGCAGAGGTCACTCTTCGCAACCTGCCCGGTTCTGGCCACGCACTGGTGGCTGGCGACATTGCGACACCCGAAGCTGTGACTCAGATCGTCGACTCGGCGACCGATCAGCTGGGCAGCATTGATGTGCTTGTGTGCAATGCCGGCGTTGCACCGACGGCGGCGAACCGGCACGTGATCGGAGAGGTGTCGTACGCCGACTGGACGAGCGCATTTCGCGACATGCTCGACGTCAATCTTTTCGGCGCAGCGAACCTCGCATGGGCGGTTGCGTCTCAGCTCATTGAGCGTGCGGCCCCCGGTGCGATCGTCAACATCGGGTCGCGCGGGGCGTTCCGCGGTGAGCCCGAGCACCCGGCGTACGCAGCGAGCAAGGCTGGTCTTCATGCACTGGGGCAGTCCCTCGCTGTGGCGTTGGCGCCCCACAACATCTCGGTGACGTCTGTGGCGCCTGGCTTTGTCGCCACCCCGCGGCAGCTGCCCAAGCTGGAGGGCCCAGCGGGCGAGGCGCTTCGAGCTCAGAGTCCCTTTGGCCGTGTCGGCACCGCGGATGAGATTGCCGAAGCCGTTTTCTGGTTGGCATCGCCCGAGGCTGCGTGGTGTTCGGGAACGATTCTCGATGCGAATGGAGCTTCGCACCTGCGCAATTGA
- a CDS encoding HNH endonuclease signature motif containing protein, with protein sequence MHKAAAAPGFEPNEGPDAVAVEAAEDLLSAASRLASIDPADLSANTLLTYTGLLGNSTRIIEGRQISNVGDITQRSDTDAGFDGLAARHGAKSPTALFEVITGAKNSTAYRFATVAKHTTPRVSDTGLPLDPVFAQTAGALADGVIGLDVAESITSTLAPVLPRVAPEQIDWAEETLIGNATGAFGEVPFTADAVRQQARVFRVALDPDGVEPTAEELHEARKLVFKHQDDGSMKITGTLSPEQAAQVTPVFDAFMSKRTSPTFMHAEELAATKQAPEERTRQQERADVFTSIIGGVGKQHSTPKLHGRGPTVMITVKDDDLENGTGATWSPGTPAPLPMSFVTQMQCDGDTRQVHIDEHGDVLNLGNARRFFTAKQRLALIARDGNTCVVDDCDIPAWLCEAHHVQRWENGGRTDVANGLIVCWYHHRLLERGEWSLTRDKNGRPKLIPPNWYVNRRYLGRRRRITDNEDDDSDPPDDHRDTGPRT encoded by the coding sequence ATGCACAAAGCAGCGGCGGCACCCGGTTTCGAACCCAATGAGGGTCCGGATGCTGTTGCTGTAGAGGCTGCGGAAGACTTGCTCTCTGCCGCGTCACGACTCGCGTCGATCGACCCGGCAGACCTCTCCGCCAACACACTGTTGACCTACACAGGCCTTTTGGGAAACAGCACCCGCATCATCGAAGGCCGTCAGATCTCAAATGTGGGCGATATTACCCAGCGCTCTGATACGGATGCCGGGTTTGATGGTCTCGCTGCCCGTCACGGGGCGAAGAGCCCCACAGCATTGTTTGAGGTGATCACGGGGGCGAAGAACTCCACAGCGTATCGGTTCGCGACAGTCGCGAAACACACAACACCACGCGTATCCGATACCGGGCTGCCCCTCGATCCGGTGTTCGCCCAGACCGCAGGCGCGCTGGCTGACGGTGTGATTGGTCTGGATGTTGCCGAGTCGATCACGTCGACGTTGGCACCTGTCCTGCCCAGGGTGGCGCCGGAGCAGATCGACTGGGCTGAGGAGACTCTGATTGGTAATGCGACGGGTGCGTTCGGTGAGGTGCCGTTCACGGCGGATGCTGTGCGGCAGCAGGCCCGCGTGTTTCGTGTTGCCCTTGACCCTGACGGTGTCGAACCCACAGCAGAAGAACTCCATGAGGCACGCAAGCTGGTCTTCAAGCACCAAGACGACGGGTCGATGAAGATCACCGGCACACTATCACCGGAACAGGCGGCGCAGGTGACACCGGTGTTTGATGCGTTCATGTCAAAGCGCACGAGCCCGACGTTTATGCATGCTGAGGAGCTCGCCGCGACCAAGCAGGCACCCGAGGAGCGGACAAGGCAGCAGGAACGTGCCGACGTGTTCACGTCGATCATCGGGGGTGTCGGCAAACAACACTCCACACCGAAACTCCACGGCCGTGGCCCAACAGTGATGATCACGGTGAAAGACGACGATCTGGAGAACGGTACCGGTGCAACTTGGTCACCGGGAACACCAGCACCACTACCGATGAGCTTTGTGACACAGATGCAGTGCGACGGCGACACCCGCCAGGTACACATCGACGAACACGGCGACGTGTTGAACCTCGGGAACGCCAGGCGGTTCTTCACCGCGAAGCAACGTTTGGCGTTGATCGCCCGCGACGGGAACACCTGTGTTGTCGATGACTGTGACATTCCGGCGTGGCTGTGTGAAGCGCATCACGTGCAAAGATGGGAAAACGGCGGCCGAACAGATGTTGCAAATGGCCTGATCGTCTGCTGGTATCACCACAGATTGCTGGAACGCGGCGAATGGTCCCTCACCCGCGACAAAAACGGCCGGCCGAAGCTGATTCCACCGAACTGGTACGTGAACAGACGGTATTTAGGACGGCGACGCCGCATCACAGACAACGAAGACGACGACAGTGACCCGCCAGACGATCATCGAGATACCGGGCCGCGCACCTGA
- a CDS encoding helix-turn-helix domain-containing protein produces MVRLPLTPEEVGRGRRLGALLRRARGERPMLETALAARVSPETLRKIETGRVATPSFPTIAALADVLGLSLDDVWSEISELEREPAALGKR; encoded by the coding sequence ATGGTCAGATTGCCACTTACGCCCGAGGAGGTCGGTCGCGGACGGCGACTTGGTGCGCTGCTGCGTCGCGCCAGGGGAGAGCGGCCGATGCTCGAGACCGCGCTCGCTGCCCGCGTGTCTCCAGAAACGCTTCGCAAGATCGAGACGGGGCGGGTGGCAACACCGTCCTTTCCGACCATTGCGGCGCTCGCCGATGTTCTCGGCCTCTCGCTCGATGATGTGTGGTCAGAAATCAGCGAGCTTGAGCGTGAGCCTGCGGCATTGGGTAAGAGGTAG